The following are from one region of the Nitrospirota bacterium genome:
- a CDS encoding toprim domain-containing protein: MSQDAFDAVKRLIPIEDVARDLGIDITGPGRARCFNTNKGHHRDPSRDNHPSLHFLKGNKGYGHYHCRVCGKDTSGSVIDLVMAIQGKTAHEAIDWLKDRYKRYLPSQTATHQATPPSLPHPPSPSGAAETSSLPAPRPARQAGIAPVNLRVPTSDEDSRPTPGGDPSSAVAATEGEAGKKQAGASAALIYARVMELCPPGPRLYGYLEKERGIPGSVTKTLPMGWIEDDRQVMNTLRREFSEEELLACGVLTVSNAQKGNKDARPFSVLWNMKLAFPFYWGSEITWIQFRRDIAMDTKPEKGPKFLNVGMPLQYPYNANAAVHSEEIYISEGILDLAQLVVLGVKNGVALPGADMFKDHFIPWLHECGVKRVHMCFDADPTGTKHTLDIAGKLLRAGFLTTAAILPMDEDVNSFWRGHPENGGKSDGDATRAQAADGAIAA; the protein is encoded by the coding sequence ATGAGCCAAGATGCGTTTGACGCCGTCAAGCGGCTCATCCCGATCGAGGACGTCGCAAGGGATCTGGGGATCGACATTACGGGACCCGGACGCGCGCGATGCTTCAACACAAACAAAGGCCACCACCGCGACCCCAGCCGCGACAACCACCCAAGTCTCCACTTCCTAAAGGGGAACAAAGGCTACGGACACTACCACTGTCGGGTGTGCGGGAAGGACACCAGCGGCAGCGTCATCGACCTCGTCATGGCCATTCAGGGAAAAACGGCCCATGAAGCGATCGATTGGCTGAAGGATCGTTACAAAAGATACCTGCCGAGTCAGACTGCAACCCACCAAGCGACCCCGCCGAGTTTACCTCACCCCCCATCGCCCAGCGGGGCGGCTGAAACCTCATCCCTGCCTGCGCCGCGCCCGGCGCGGCAGGCAGGCATCGCTCCCGTGAACCTTCGTGTTCCCACGAGCGACGAGGACAGCCGCCCCACACCGGGCGGGGACCCATCCTCCGCAGTAGCTGCTACGGAGGGGGAAGCGGGCAAGAAGCAGGCAGGGGCCTCTGCAGCGTTGATCTACGCGCGCGTCATGGAACTCTGCCCTCCGGGTCCCAGGCTGTATGGCTACCTGGAAAAGGAGCGCGGCATCCCCGGAAGCGTCACGAAAACGCTTCCGATGGGTTGGATCGAAGACGACCGGCAGGTCATGAACACGCTGCGCCGCGAGTTCAGCGAAGAGGAACTTCTCGCCTGCGGGGTCCTCACCGTGAGCAACGCCCAAAAGGGCAACAAGGATGCGCGGCCGTTTTCGGTTCTGTGGAACATGAAGCTTGCATTCCCCTTCTACTGGGGGAGCGAGATCACCTGGATCCAGTTCCGAAGAGACATCGCGATGGATACAAAGCCCGAAAAAGGCCCGAAATTCCTGAACGTGGGCATGCCGCTCCAGTATCCCTACAACGCGAACGCAGCCGTCCATTCGGAAGAAATCTACATCTCCGAAGGGATTCTGGACCTCGCGCAGCTCGTCGTGCTCGGGGTGAAGAACGGCGTAGCGCTTCCAGGCGCCGACATGTTCAAGGACCACTTCATCCCGTGGCTTCACGAATGCGGCGTAAAGAGGGTGCACATGTGTTTCGACGCCGACCCTACGGGAACCAAGCACACCCTCGACATCGCCGGAAAACTTCTCAGGGCCGGTTTCCTGACCACGGCTGCGATCCTCCCGATGGACGAGGACGTCAATTCGTTCTGGCGGGGACATCCGGAAAACGGCGGTAAATCGGATGGCGACGCCACGAGAGCGCAGGCAGCCGACGGGGCGATAGCGGCGTGA
- a CDS encoding DEAD/DEAH box helicase family protein — protein sequence MARQVVIDNPILNSPYEEPCRHFRFTDEGISSEIVESRRVSSYFVPIPRPKKRGKQLSFETEWTQDRIEENRFINRVRERVRIWRGGGHMGVTRTSTELLQYWRRQERIRRLFFCQIEAIETAIYVMEVAGRYGDAWIENELQEQNRLSNPLLHRMAFKMATGSGKTVLMAMLIAWHVLNKVSNPQDSRFSDTFLVVTPGITIRDRLRVLLPSDPSNYYREHDLVPIGLMDTLGRAKIIITNFHALKPRALVEAGKLTRSILLRNNGDAFTETPDQMVRRVCRELGNKKNIVVLNDEAHHCYRRKPDGEGEQLSGEERREAEKREEEARIWISGLEAVKAKIGLKVVYDLSATPFFLRGSSYPEGTLYPWVISDFSLIDAIESGIVKVPRVPVADDSMTGDQPTYRDLWFRIRDQLPKKGRGRQAVEGEPNIPTELEGALQSLYGNYEKRYKRWEGSANSQGDGRTPPVFIVVCNNTNVSKLIYDYIAGWEKKLPDGSTVAVPGKLPIFSNELNGRWSDRPKTILIDSEELESGDALSPEFKKIAAREIEEFKSEYRRRFPGRDVDALTEQDLLREVMNTVGKAGKLGEQIRCVVSVSMLTEGWDANTVTHILGVRAFGTQLLCEQVVGRGLRRMNYTLDNTGKFSPEYAEVYGVPFSFIPCAGTTEGPTDTPQPTRVRALEDRLELEITFPRLLGYRYDIERERISARFTEESQLAISTKDIPTRTENAPIVGETTLHTLYGLKEKREQEIDFKLAQQVLERYFRDEEGQPKIWCFPELLQIAREWRQTCLTCKDNTFPQMLLLIEPAHNASERIYRAIVATANGNKTLKPILRPYDTVGSTRYVDFTTLRDTYLTNPRKSHVSHVVLDSDWEAKLAQSLEDMPEVVCYVKNDTHQPGFSIPYTLSGEEHPYIPDFVIRFSDGQGEGDLLNLILEVTGERKKDKEAKVSTAKNLWIPAVNNHGGYGRWAFIEISDPWNAQNLIRAEVKSRRG from the coding sequence ATGGCACGGCAGGTAGTCATCGACAACCCGATTCTGAATTCACCTTATGAGGAACCGTGCCGACATTTTCGATTCACCGACGAGGGGATCAGCAGTGAAATCGTAGAGTCCCGCCGGGTAAGCTCCTATTTCGTACCGATTCCCCGGCCAAAGAAACGGGGGAAACAGCTCTCCTTCGAGACGGAATGGACCCAAGATCGAATCGAGGAGAATAGGTTCATAAACCGTGTTCGCGAGCGGGTCCGGATCTGGCGCGGCGGGGGCCACATGGGGGTAACCAGAACCAGCACCGAACTTCTTCAATACTGGCGGCGTCAGGAAAGAATCCGTCGGTTGTTTTTCTGTCAAATCGAAGCCATTGAGACCGCTATCTACGTGATGGAGGTAGCGGGGAGATACGGAGATGCCTGGATAGAGAACGAACTCCAGGAACAGAATCGACTTTCGAATCCGCTTCTCCACCGGATGGCATTCAAGATGGCGACCGGCAGCGGCAAGACCGTCCTCATGGCGATGCTGATTGCGTGGCACGTTCTGAACAAAGTTTCCAACCCGCAGGACAGTCGTTTTTCCGACACGTTCCTGGTCGTGACGCCCGGGATCACCATCCGCGACCGACTGCGCGTGCTCCTGCCCAGCGACCCCAGCAATTATTACCGTGAACACGATCTCGTGCCCATCGGACTCATGGACACCTTGGGCCGAGCGAAGATCATCATTACCAATTTTCATGCCCTCAAGCCCCGCGCATTGGTAGAGGCGGGAAAGCTCACAAGAAGTATTCTGCTGCGAAACAACGGCGATGCGTTCACGGAAACTCCTGATCAAATGGTTCGTCGAGTCTGTCGGGAACTGGGCAACAAGAAAAACATTGTTGTTCTGAACGACGAGGCCCATCACTGCTACAGACGAAAGCCCGATGGTGAAGGTGAGCAACTCTCAGGCGAAGAGCGCCGCGAAGCCGAGAAAAGGGAGGAAGAAGCCCGGATCTGGATCTCGGGTCTTGAAGCCGTGAAAGCCAAGATCGGTTTGAAGGTCGTCTACGACCTCTCGGCCACCCCCTTCTTCCTTCGGGGATCTAGCTATCCGGAAGGCACGCTCTACCCGTGGGTGATATCCGACTTTTCGCTCATCGATGCCATCGAATCCGGTATCGTAAAAGTTCCACGGGTACCGGTGGCGGACGACTCCATGACGGGCGACCAGCCGACTTATCGGGACCTGTGGTTCAGGATTCGGGATCAGTTGCCAAAGAAAGGCCGGGGACGGCAGGCGGTCGAAGGAGAACCCAACATCCCGACGGAACTCGAGGGTGCCTTGCAGAGTCTGTACGGGAACTATGAGAAGCGGTACAAACGATGGGAGGGAAGTGCGAATTCTCAGGGGGACGGACGGACGCCGCCCGTTTTCATTGTCGTCTGCAACAACACGAATGTGTCCAAGCTGATCTATGACTACATCGCCGGTTGGGAAAAGAAACTTCCCGATGGATCCACGGTGGCTGTGCCCGGAAAGCTCCCCATATTCAGCAACGAATTGAATGGCCGATGGTCCGATCGCCCAAAGACAATCTTGATCGACAGTGAGGAGTTGGAGTCCGGAGACGCGCTCAGTCCGGAATTCAAGAAAATTGCCGCTCGTGAAATTGAGGAGTTCAAGTCCGAATATAGGCGCAGGTTTCCGGGGCGGGATGTCGATGCCTTGACCGAGCAGGATCTCCTGCGGGAGGTGATGAATACGGTAGGGAAGGCCGGAAAACTGGGCGAGCAGATCAGATGCGTCGTCTCCGTCTCCATGCTCACGGAAGGTTGGGATGCGAACACCGTCACGCATATTCTGGGCGTCCGTGCTTTTGGGACCCAGCTTCTTTGCGAGCAGGTGGTCGGTCGCGGCCTGCGCCGCATGAATTACACTCTGGACAACACAGGGAAATTCTCCCCGGAATACGCGGAAGTGTACGGTGTGCCTTTTTCATTCATTCCGTGCGCGGGGACAACCGAAGGCCCCACGGACACCCCTCAACCTACACGAGTCAGGGCTCTTGAAGATCGGCTTGAACTTGAAATCACGTTCCCTCGACTTCTCGGTTACCGATATGACATTGAACGGGAGAGGATCTCCGCGCGCTTCACGGAAGAATCTCAGTTGGCGATATCTACAAAAGACATCCCTACGCGTACGGAGAACGCGCCAATCGTCGGAGAGACAACGCTTCACACACTCTACGGGCTGAAAGAGAAGCGCGAGCAGGAAATTGACTTCAAGCTCGCACAACAGGTTCTGGAACGATACTTTCGTGATGAGGAGGGCCAACCGAAAATCTGGTGCTTTCCTGAACTGCTTCAGATTGCGCGCGAGTGGCGCCAAACCTGCCTGACCTGCAAGGACAATACGTTCCCCCAGATGCTGCTCCTGATCGAACCCGCCCACAACGCCTCAGAACGGATTTACCGTGCAATCGTGGCCACAGCCAATGGAAACAAGACATTGAAGCCCATTCTTCGGCCCTACGACACCGTCGGCTCAACGCGCTATGTTGACTTCACGACCCTTCGGGACACCTACCTAACCAATCCCCGGAAGTCGCATGTCTCGCACGTGGTGCTGGACAGCGATTGGGAGGCAAAACTCGCGCAGAGTTTGGAAGACATGCCGGAAGTCGTCTGCTACGTCAAGAACGACACCCACCAGCCCGGTTTCAGTATTCCCTACACCTTGAGCGGGGAGGAGCATCCGTACATTCCGGACTTCGTGATCCGGTTTAGCGATGGACAGGGCGAAGGTGACCTTCTGAACCTTATCCTGGAAGTCACCGGCGAGCGGAAGAAGGACAAGGAAGCGAAGGTGTCCACCGCGAAGAACCTGTGGATTCCCGCCGTCAATAACCACGGAGGATATGGGCGCTGGGCGTTTATCGAGATTTCGGATCCTTGGAACGCGCAGAATTTGATTCGGGCGGAAGTGAAATCGAGGCGCGGATGA